From Puntigrus tetrazona isolate hp1 chromosome 8, ASM1883169v1, whole genome shotgun sequence, the proteins below share one genomic window:
- the foxp3a gene encoding forkhead box protein P3a isoform X2 — MLQNAAGTHKGGDNWKSHQNQYQEEEPSTFSSLQIKARGSCSSLLSGKPMATKVALGSDFRGSRSSHNQNSTLQQQTASENASKDFRQHRPSVLRKGNQPFPQACGVHDWVVDAVCKTEPDSDLSDPVPLYTNQSESPQPGSTGHTGKHAYSVPVGFLCVKGQCGWPGCSKSKEVFKEYGYFLKHLATEHAPGDRSIAQLRMQKDKVQYMENQLTAERQKLQAMQLHLFDIKSTSEDGNSAEKSGHMSELLQPAACQNANAVYDSDRAAAEALTQGYWQISTSHVIPGIIPSFEYYKFTNMRPPFTYASMIRWAILESPEKQLTLNEIYHWFTRMFFYFRHNTATWKNAVRHNLSLHKCFVRVEGRKGSVWTVDEEEFMRRKGQKFHRDQDMGWMAPFHVFPVTPQGETYPMRGPNGLS; from the exons ATGCTTCAAAATGCTGCTGGAACACACAAAGGTGGCGATAACTGGAAAAGTCACCAAAATCAGTACCAAGAAGAAGAGCCTTCAACCTTTTCCAGCTTGCAGATAAAGGCCAGAGGAAGCTGTTCATCTCTGCTCTCAGGAAAACCCATGGCTACCAAG GTTGCCTTGGGCAGTGATTTCAGAGGTTCTCGCTCATCTCACAATCAAAACTCCACTCTACAACAGCAG ACTGCCAGTGAAAACGCAAGCAAAGATTTCAGACAGCACAGACCGTCAGTACTACGCAAAGGCAACCAGCCGTTTCCACAAG CTTGCGGTGTTCATGACTGGGTTGTGGACGCTGTGTGTAAGACAGAACCTGACAGTGACCTCTCAGACCCCGTGCCGCTTTACACCAACCAGTCTGAAAGTCCTCAGCCCGGCAGCACAGGGCATACTGGGAA GCATGCATACAGTGTTCCAGTTGGCTTTCTGTGTGTTAAAGGACAATGCGGATGGCCTGGTTGCTCAAAGAGCAAAGAAGTGTTCAAAGAATATGGATATTTCTTAAA ACACCTTGCTACTGAGCATGCTCCAGGGGACAGAAGTATAGCCCAGCTGAGGATGCAGAAAGACAAAGTACAATACATGGAGAATCAG TTGACTGCAGAAAGACAGAAACTGCAGGCTATGCAGTTACACCTGTTTGACATCAAATCTACCTCTGAG GATGGTAACAGTGCAGAAAAGTCAGGACATATGTCAGAACTCCTGCAACCTGCAGCATGTCAGAACGCAAATGCAGTTTACGACAGTGACAGAGCGGCAGCTGAAGCGCTAACACAAGGATACTGGCAGATCTCTACCTCTCATGTTATACCAG GGATTATCCCCAGTTTTGAGTATTATAAGTTCACAAACATGAGGCCACCTTTCACCTACGCCTCCATGATACGATGG GCGATACTGGAGTCCCCAGAAAAACAACTTACTCTGAATGAAATCTATCACTGGTTTACCCGCATGTTCTTCTACTTTCGTCACAACACTGCCACATGGAAG aATGCTGTTCGGCATAACCTCAGTCTTCATAAGTGCTTTGTGCGTGTTGAAGGAAGAAAAGGTTCTGTTTGGACTGTGGATGAAGAGGAATTTATGAGAAGAAAAGGACAAAAGTTTCACCG GGATCAGGATATGGGCTGGATGGCACCCTTTCACGTGTTTCCTGTGACTCCACAAGGTGAAACTTATCCGATGCGAGGCCCAAATGGACTCTCTTGA
- the foxp3a gene encoding forkhead box protein P3a isoform X1: MLKNQENRKSLQWGLVLLQLSTPLSGMLQNAAGTHKGGDNWKSHQNQYQEEEPSTFSSLQIKARGSCSSLLSGKPMATKVALGSDFRGSRSSHNQNSTLQQQTASENASKDFRQHRPSVLRKGNQPFPQACGVHDWVVDAVCKTEPDSDLSDPVPLYTNQSESPQPGSTGHTGKHAYSVPVGFLCVKGQCGWPGCSKSKEVFKEYGYFLKHLATEHAPGDRSIAQLRMQKDKVQYMENQLTAERQKLQAMQLHLFDIKSTSEDGNSAEKSGHMSELLQPAACQNANAVYDSDRAAAEALTQGYWQISTSHVIPGIIPSFEYYKFTNMRPPFTYASMIRWAILESPEKQLTLNEIYHWFTRMFFYFRHNTATWKNAVRHNLSLHKCFVRVEGRKGSVWTVDEEEFMRRKGQKFHRDQDMGWMAPFHVFPVTPQGETYPMRGPNGLS, from the exons atgctgaaaaatcaagaaaatagaaaaagccTTCAATGGGGATTGGTTTTGTTACAACTCTCCACACCCCTGTCAG gTATGCTTCAAAATGCTGCTGGAACACACAAAGGTGGCGATAACTGGAAAAGTCACCAAAATCAGTACCAAGAAGAAGAGCCTTCAACCTTTTCCAGCTTGCAGATAAAGGCCAGAGGAAGCTGTTCATCTCTGCTCTCAGGAAAACCCATGGCTACCAAG GTTGCCTTGGGCAGTGATTTCAGAGGTTCTCGCTCATCTCACAATCAAAACTCCACTCTACAACAGCAG ACTGCCAGTGAAAACGCAAGCAAAGATTTCAGACAGCACAGACCGTCAGTACTACGCAAAGGCAACCAGCCGTTTCCACAAG CTTGCGGTGTTCATGACTGGGTTGTGGACGCTGTGTGTAAGACAGAACCTGACAGTGACCTCTCAGACCCCGTGCCGCTTTACACCAACCAGTCTGAAAGTCCTCAGCCCGGCAGCACAGGGCATACTGGGAA GCATGCATACAGTGTTCCAGTTGGCTTTCTGTGTGTTAAAGGACAATGCGGATGGCCTGGTTGCTCAAAGAGCAAAGAAGTGTTCAAAGAATATGGATATTTCTTAAA ACACCTTGCTACTGAGCATGCTCCAGGGGACAGAAGTATAGCCCAGCTGAGGATGCAGAAAGACAAAGTACAATACATGGAGAATCAG TTGACTGCAGAAAGACAGAAACTGCAGGCTATGCAGTTACACCTGTTTGACATCAAATCTACCTCTGAG GATGGTAACAGTGCAGAAAAGTCAGGACATATGTCAGAACTCCTGCAACCTGCAGCATGTCAGAACGCAAATGCAGTTTACGACAGTGACAGAGCGGCAGCTGAAGCGCTAACACAAGGATACTGGCAGATCTCTACCTCTCATGTTATACCAG GGATTATCCCCAGTTTTGAGTATTATAAGTTCACAAACATGAGGCCACCTTTCACCTACGCCTCCATGATACGATGG GCGATACTGGAGTCCCCAGAAAAACAACTTACTCTGAATGAAATCTATCACTGGTTTACCCGCATGTTCTTCTACTTTCGTCACAACACTGCCACATGGAAG aATGCTGTTCGGCATAACCTCAGTCTTCATAAGTGCTTTGTGCGTGTTGAAGGAAGAAAAGGTTCTGTTTGGACTGTGGATGAAGAGGAATTTATGAGAAGAAAAGGACAAAAGTTTCACCG GGATCAGGATATGGGCTGGATGGCACCCTTTCACGTGTTTCCTGTGACTCCACAAGGTGAAACTTATCCGATGCGAGGCCCAAATGGACTCTCTTGA
- the tspy gene encoding testis specific protein Y-linked isoform X2: MSTNSDSGQPSETNQRKRSPSGESDSTLPKQAKVSDGEPRNDSHEDAEPEKVGNDESKRGSERPEDAKEKDTVILNEADAQESAGQAGGGESERRPSDSAAIAAAEALASLTGGDADEDCKEMPCSSKKASREKSRDKSNRPGCSQSERRTEAAAADSSSSLLLCEDREDPEQASFVDDDDEEEEEDDDSLPGSSSTASSSVASDNEDNEDGECAIVSVKMAPEVRQSVALLAQVQMRLDALEKKGARLHQRLEMKLSRQRRPHLDQRSAITQAIPGFWVTALLNHPHLSAQIDETDEDALSYMTNLEIESFKNNKLGYRICFHFRRNPFFQNKMIVKELHLGSPVSFSNPILWHRGQNLVGSGEPRRTSQGVYQSFFHWFSDHSNPGRDEIAQILKDDLYRNPLRYYLTPLWEPRENGSGPKPQGSNNGDECVIISDSDEDEEKSQNLGQEDEDDDQVGGSEENDRDEGESSFEERDEEEVDVEEVEESHDSGGCEVREQGQEEEDIDVDEEKS, translated from the exons ATGAGTACAAACTCGGACAGCGGTCAGCCGTCCGAAACTAACCAGAGGAAAAGAAGTCCAAGTGGGGAGTCTGACTCCACGCTGCCCAAGCAGGCGAAAGTAAGTGATGGGGAACCGAGGAATGACTCTCACGAGGATGCAGAACCTGAGAAAGTTGGCAACGACGAGTCAAAACGTGGATCCGAGCGTCCCGAAGACGCTAAAGAGAAGGACACTGTGATTCTGAATGAAGCGGACGCGCAGGAGAGCGCGGGGCAGGCTGGTGGAGGTGAGAGCGAGCGGCGGCCGTCGGACTCCGCCGCCATCGCCGCAGCAGAAGCGCTCGCCAGTCTGACCGGCGGGGACGCGGACGAAGACTGCAAAGAAATGCCCTGTTCGTCAAAAAAAGCGAGCCGAGAGAAATCAAGGGACAAGTCGAATCGTCCCGGTTGCTCTCAGAGCGAGAGAAGGACGGAGGCGGCCGCGGCTGACAGTTCCTCGTCCCTGCTGCTCTGCGAGGACAGAGAAGATCCAGAACAGGCTTCGTTcgtggatgatgatgatgaggaggaggaggaggatgacgACTCTCTTCCCGGATCTTCCTCCACGGCCAGCTCGTCGGTCGCCTCTGACAATGAGGACAACGAGGATGGAGAGTGTGCCATAGTGTCGGTGAAGATGGCCCCGGAGGTGCGGCAGTCCGTGGCGCTGCTCGCACAGGTGCAGATGAGGCTGGACGCGCTGGAGAAGAAAGGTGCGCGTCTGCATCAACGCCTGGAGATGAAACTGAGCCGCCAGCGACGCCCTCACCTGGACCAGCGCAGCGCCATCACTCAGGCCATCCCAGGCTTCTGGGTCACCGCT CTTCTGAATCACCCACATCTATCAGCACAAATCGATGAGACCGATGAAGATGCTCTAAGTTACATGACTAATTTAGAG ATCGAGTCTTTCAAGAACAACAAACTTGGTTACCGCATCTGCTTCCATTTCCGGAGAAATcccttttttcaaaacaaaatgattgtGAAGGAGCTTCATCTTG GGTCTCCGGTCTCGTTCTCAAACCCAATTTTGTGGCACAGAGGTCAGAATCTGGTCGGTAGTGGAGAGCCGCGTCGAACGTCACAGGGAGTCTACCAGAGCTTCTTCCATTGGTTCAGTGACCACAGCAATCCAGGAAGGGATGAGATCGCACAG ATCCTGAAGGATGACTTGTACAGAAACCCATTGAGGTACTATCTGACTCCACTCTGGGAGCCGCGAGAGAATGGAAG CGGTCCCAAACCTCAGGGCAGCAATAATGGAGACGAGTGCGTGATCATCTCGGATTCAGATGAAGATGAGGAGAAGAGCCAAAACTTGGGCCaagaggatgaagatgatgaccAAGTCGGAG GCTCAGAGGAGAACGACAGAGACGAGGGGGAGTCGTCCTTCgaggagagagatgaagaggaagtggatgTTGAGGAAGTAGAAGAGTCACATGACTCCGGTGGCTGTGAGGTCAGAGAGCaaggacaggaagaggaagataTTGATGTAGATGAAGAGAAGAGTTAG
- the foxp3a gene encoding forkhead box protein P3a isoform X3 encodes MLKNQENRKSLQWGLVLLQLSTPLSGMLQNAAGTHKGGDNWKSHQNQYQEEEPSTFSSLQIKARGSCSSLLSGKPMATKVALGSDFRGSRSSHNQNSTLQQQTASENASKDFRQHRPSVLRKGNQPFPQACGVHDWVVDAVCKTEPDSDLSDPVPLYTNQSESPQPGSTGHTGKHLATEHAPGDRSIAQLRMQKDKVQYMENQLTAERQKLQAMQLHLFDIKSTSEDGNSAEKSGHMSELLQPAACQNANAVYDSDRAAAEALTQGYWQISTSHVIPGIIPSFEYYKFTNMRPPFTYASMIRWAILESPEKQLTLNEIYHWFTRMFFYFRHNTATWKNAVRHNLSLHKCFVRVEGRKGSVWTVDEEEFMRRKGQKFHRDQDMGWMAPFHVFPVTPQGETYPMRGPNGLS; translated from the exons atgctgaaaaatcaagaaaatagaaaaagccTTCAATGGGGATTGGTTTTGTTACAACTCTCCACACCCCTGTCAG gTATGCTTCAAAATGCTGCTGGAACACACAAAGGTGGCGATAACTGGAAAAGTCACCAAAATCAGTACCAAGAAGAAGAGCCTTCAACCTTTTCCAGCTTGCAGATAAAGGCCAGAGGAAGCTGTTCATCTCTGCTCTCAGGAAAACCCATGGCTACCAAG GTTGCCTTGGGCAGTGATTTCAGAGGTTCTCGCTCATCTCACAATCAAAACTCCACTCTACAACAGCAG ACTGCCAGTGAAAACGCAAGCAAAGATTTCAGACAGCACAGACCGTCAGTACTACGCAAAGGCAACCAGCCGTTTCCACAAG CTTGCGGTGTTCATGACTGGGTTGTGGACGCTGTGTGTAAGACAGAACCTGACAGTGACCTCTCAGACCCCGTGCCGCTTTACACCAACCAGTCTGAAAGTCCTCAGCCCGGCAGCACAGGGCATACTGGGAA ACACCTTGCTACTGAGCATGCTCCAGGGGACAGAAGTATAGCCCAGCTGAGGATGCAGAAAGACAAAGTACAATACATGGAGAATCAG TTGACTGCAGAAAGACAGAAACTGCAGGCTATGCAGTTACACCTGTTTGACATCAAATCTACCTCTGAG GATGGTAACAGTGCAGAAAAGTCAGGACATATGTCAGAACTCCTGCAACCTGCAGCATGTCAGAACGCAAATGCAGTTTACGACAGTGACAGAGCGGCAGCTGAAGCGCTAACACAAGGATACTGGCAGATCTCTACCTCTCATGTTATACCAG GGATTATCCCCAGTTTTGAGTATTATAAGTTCACAAACATGAGGCCACCTTTCACCTACGCCTCCATGATACGATGG GCGATACTGGAGTCCCCAGAAAAACAACTTACTCTGAATGAAATCTATCACTGGTTTACCCGCATGTTCTTCTACTTTCGTCACAACACTGCCACATGGAAG aATGCTGTTCGGCATAACCTCAGTCTTCATAAGTGCTTTGTGCGTGTTGAAGGAAGAAAAGGTTCTGTTTGGACTGTGGATGAAGAGGAATTTATGAGAAGAAAAGGACAAAAGTTTCACCG GGATCAGGATATGGGCTGGATGGCACCCTTTCACGTGTTTCCTGTGACTCCACAAGGTGAAACTTATCCGATGCGAGGCCCAAATGGACTCTCTTGA
- the tspy gene encoding testis specific protein Y-linked isoform X1, which yields MSTNSDSGQPSETNQRKRSPSGESDSTLPKQAKVSDGEPRNDSHEDAEPEKVGNDESKRGSERPEDAKEKDTVILNEADAQESAGQAGGGESERRPSDSAAIAAAEALASLTGGDADEDCKEMPCSSKKASREKSRDKSNRPGCSQSERRTEAAAADSSSSLLLCEDREDPEQASFVDDDDEEEEEDDDSLPGSSSTASSSVASDNEDNEDGECAIVSVKMAPEVRQSVALLAQVQMRLDALEKKGARLHQRLEMKLSRQRRPHLDQRSAITQAIPGFWVTALLNHPHLSAQIDETDEDALSYMTNLEIESFKNNKLGYRICFHFRRNPFFQNKMIVKELHLGMGGSPVSFSNPILWHRGQNLVGSGEPRRTSQGVYQSFFHWFSDHSNPGRDEIAQILKDDLYRNPLRYYLTPLWEPRENGSGPKPQGSNNGDECVIISDSDEDEEKSQNLGQEDEDDDQVGGSEENDRDEGESSFEERDEEEVDVEEVEESHDSGGCEVREQGQEEEDIDVDEEKS from the exons ATGAGTACAAACTCGGACAGCGGTCAGCCGTCCGAAACTAACCAGAGGAAAAGAAGTCCAAGTGGGGAGTCTGACTCCACGCTGCCCAAGCAGGCGAAAGTAAGTGATGGGGAACCGAGGAATGACTCTCACGAGGATGCAGAACCTGAGAAAGTTGGCAACGACGAGTCAAAACGTGGATCCGAGCGTCCCGAAGACGCTAAAGAGAAGGACACTGTGATTCTGAATGAAGCGGACGCGCAGGAGAGCGCGGGGCAGGCTGGTGGAGGTGAGAGCGAGCGGCGGCCGTCGGACTCCGCCGCCATCGCCGCAGCAGAAGCGCTCGCCAGTCTGACCGGCGGGGACGCGGACGAAGACTGCAAAGAAATGCCCTGTTCGTCAAAAAAAGCGAGCCGAGAGAAATCAAGGGACAAGTCGAATCGTCCCGGTTGCTCTCAGAGCGAGAGAAGGACGGAGGCGGCCGCGGCTGACAGTTCCTCGTCCCTGCTGCTCTGCGAGGACAGAGAAGATCCAGAACAGGCTTCGTTcgtggatgatgatgatgaggaggaggaggaggatgacgACTCTCTTCCCGGATCTTCCTCCACGGCCAGCTCGTCGGTCGCCTCTGACAATGAGGACAACGAGGATGGAGAGTGTGCCATAGTGTCGGTGAAGATGGCCCCGGAGGTGCGGCAGTCCGTGGCGCTGCTCGCACAGGTGCAGATGAGGCTGGACGCGCTGGAGAAGAAAGGTGCGCGTCTGCATCAACGCCTGGAGATGAAACTGAGCCGCCAGCGACGCCCTCACCTGGACCAGCGCAGCGCCATCACTCAGGCCATCCCAGGCTTCTGGGTCACCGCT CTTCTGAATCACCCACATCTATCAGCACAAATCGATGAGACCGATGAAGATGCTCTAAGTTACATGACTAATTTAGAG ATCGAGTCTTTCAAGAACAACAAACTTGGTTACCGCATCTGCTTCCATTTCCGGAGAAATcccttttttcaaaacaaaatgattgtGAAGGAGCTTCATCTTGGTATGGGAG GGTCTCCGGTCTCGTTCTCAAACCCAATTTTGTGGCACAGAGGTCAGAATCTGGTCGGTAGTGGAGAGCCGCGTCGAACGTCACAGGGAGTCTACCAGAGCTTCTTCCATTGGTTCAGTGACCACAGCAATCCAGGAAGGGATGAGATCGCACAG ATCCTGAAGGATGACTTGTACAGAAACCCATTGAGGTACTATCTGACTCCACTCTGGGAGCCGCGAGAGAATGGAAG CGGTCCCAAACCTCAGGGCAGCAATAATGGAGACGAGTGCGTGATCATCTCGGATTCAGATGAAGATGAGGAGAAGAGCCAAAACTTGGGCCaagaggatgaagatgatgaccAAGTCGGAG GCTCAGAGGAGAACGACAGAGACGAGGGGGAGTCGTCCTTCgaggagagagatgaagaggaagtggatgTTGAGGAAGTAGAAGAGTCACATGACTCCGGTGGCTGTGAGGTCAGAGAGCaaggacaggaagaggaagataTTGATGTAGATGAAGAGAAGAGTTAG